The genomic stretch CTCTGTTCTTGACAAGAAGCATGCCATTTCTTTCCATTGCGTAACACTAGTTACCTATCAGTCTCACACAAAGCATACTTGTTCCAGGTCCACCCCGGTAAGAATGTTGGTATTGGCAAGGACCATACAATATTCTCATTAATCGACGGATTAGTTAAATTTGAAAAGTACGGGCCTGATAAGAAAAAGGTTAGTTTATCTTACAATTCCTCCTTTTTGTAATTCTTGGTAACGGAAACGTTCAAACATAAGTTTGACGAACAAGGTTTATCACAGGTTAGCGTGTATCCACGAGAAGTGCAACCTGAAAATCCGAACAGCTACAGAGCAAGGAAAAGAGAGAATTTCAGGCTACAACGCGAAAAAAAGAAGGCGAGAAAAGAAGGTTACTTGGTTAACCCTCAATTCATAGTGGCATCTGCTGCTACTGATGAGGGCATCATTGATAATCCAGTATGCTAAATTGCTAACCTGTACTGCACTGAATCTTTCTTATTTGCATGGCATTCAAGTTCAAAAATGTGAAGGCTTTTTGTTTATAGCATTCAGTTTGCAAAAA from Silene latifolia isolate original U9 population chromosome 5, ASM4854445v1, whole genome shotgun sequence encodes the following:
- the LOC141657524 gene encoding large ribosomal subunit protein bL27c-like; the encoded protein is MVSFKGLSLSSSSSSSFVKGEFGAPTLTLPAQSIQPLLPYGLTIESAHKKGAGSTKNGRDSKGQRLGVKIYGDQLAKPGAIIIRQRGTKVHPGKNVGIGKDHTIFSLIDGLVKFEKYGPDKKKVSVYPREVQPENPNSYRARKRENFRLQREKKKARKEGYLVNPQFIVASAATDEGIIDNPVC